In the genome of Vicia villosa cultivar HV-30 ecotype Madison, WI linkage group LG7, Vvil1.0, whole genome shotgun sequence, one region contains:
- the LOC131619255 gene encoding uncharacterized protein LOC131619255 has translation MIEECDVAEELSYWENALILFALGESLSMHAVKNFMEKTWNFVSLTELYFNDSSYFIVMFKNHEELSQVMKQGPYFIYGKPLFLKYWTIDFELKEDLLRVLPLWITMPNLPLHLWGEKSLSKISSVVGRPIMTDECIARKLRISYARVLVEVDITKLVKKGVTKKDHNGREREQKIEYEWRPKYCQTCLRIGHDCLIK, from the coding sequence ATGATTGAGGAGTGCGATGTGGCGGAGGAATTGAGCTATTGGGAAAATGCGCTAATCCTCTTTGCGCTTGGAGAATCTCTCTCGATGCACGCAGTGAAGAATTTCATGGAGAAAACCTGGAATTTCGTGTCTCTCACAGAGTTATACTTCAATGACTCTAGTTACTTCATTGTCATGTTCAAGAATCATGAGGAACTAAGCCAAGTCATGAAACAAGGACCTTACTTCATCTATGGTAAACCTCTATTCCTGAAATACTGGACtattgattttgaattgaaaGAGGATTTGCTTCGTGTACTCCCTCTATGGATTACTATGCCAAATTTACCTCTACACCTCTGGGGAGAAAAAAGTTTATCCAAGATTTCTAGTGTTGTGGGAAGACCTATTATGACTGATGAGTGCATAGCAAGGAAGCTGAGAATTTCATATGCAAGGGTGTTGGTGGAAGTAGACATCACCAAACTTGTTAAAAAAGGAGTGACCAAAAAGGATCATAATGGGAGGGAAAGGGAACAGAAAATTGAATATGAATGGAGGCCTAAGTATTGCCAAACATGTTTGAGAATAGGACATGACTGCTTGATCAAATAG
- the LOC131620668 gene encoding MADS-box protein AGL24-like encodes MARQKIKIKKIDNATARQVTFSKRRRGIFKKAEELSVLCDAEVGLIIFSTTGKLYEYASSSMKDIITRYTQHSQQNNKLDKPLQLQVEKSLSAELQKEFADKTQQLRGLKGEDFEGLNMEGLQQLERTLETGLKRVIEMKEKKIMNEIGALQIKSVQLEEENNNLKQKMVMLFKGKNPLLGDLDVTTMQEIVSCESMNNVCSCNSGHSLEDDSSDTSLRLGLPFPKLNGDEGAMRNGL; translated from the exons ATGGCTCGGCAGAAGATAAAGATAAAGAAAATAGATAATGCAACAGCAAGACAAGTAACATTTTCAAAGAGAAGAAGAGGGATCTTCAAGAAAGCTGAGGAGTTATCAGTGTTGTGTGATGCTGAAGTTGGTCTTATTATTTTCTCAACAACTGGGAAACTCTATGAATATGCCAGTTCAAG TATGAAGGACATAATTACAAGGTATACTCAGCACTcccaacaaaacaacaaattggACAAACCTCTACAATTGCAG GTAGAGAAAAGCTTGTCAGCTGAATTGCAAAAGGAATTTGCTGATAAAACCCAACAACTAAG GGGACTGAAAGGAGAAGATTTTGAAGGGTTAAACATGGAGGGGTTGCAGCAATTGGAGAGGACACTTGAAACAGGACTCAAGCGTGTGATTGAGATGAAG GAAAAGAAAATTATGAATGAGATTGGTGCACTTCAGATAAAG AGTGTCCAGTTAGAAGAGGAGAACAATAATTTAAAGCAAAAG ATGGTTATGCTATTTAAGGGAAAAAATCCTCTCTTGGGGGACTTGGATGTTACTACCATGCAGGAAATAGTCTCATGTGAGTCCATGAATAATGTATGCAGCTGCAATAGTGGACATTCTCTTGAAGATGATTCCTCTGATACTTCTCTTAGGTTAGG GTTGCCATTTCCTAAATTGAATGGTGATGAGGGAGCAATGAGGAATGGACTCTAA